The sequence CACTAAATGATAATGAAATTTCCACCTGTCTGATGCAAGATTACGAAGTAATCATTGCACCTTCATCATATGCAACTCCATCTTCATAGGCAGAACCGTCAGCAGAATATCTTGTTACATATTTATGGCCATTTCCATCATGATATACAACAATGCTTGATCCGGTGTCACCACCAGGATGAGTTTCAGTCCAACCCTGAGAATTTGAACTGGAGGATTCGCTAGTGGTTTTTTTGACTTTTTCTTTGATGGTTAAGTTCTGTGTTGTGTTGTTTCCGGTGTAGTTCTTGTTGCCTTTATAGCTGACTTTAACTTTGTATTTGCCCTTTTTCAGATTAGAATCAATCTTTGCTTTACCTTTTGAATTAGTTTTGACAGTCTTATTTAAAACAACTTTACCTTTACCGTTTTTAACGGTGACCTTTACATTCTGTTTTGAAAGAGGAGTCTTGTTTGAATCTGTCAGCTGAACAGATATGTCATCCCCTTCAGTCAATGTCTTGTTGCTTGTTACCTTAATTTTAGTTGCTTCCTTTGCATTGCTTGGTTGCATAAACAGTATTCCTAATGCCGCTGCAAGAATAATGATTATTACAATCAATATTATGATAATGTTTTTGTTTGACAATTTTTTCTCCCCATACAATTGTTATATCTATTTATACACAATTTGTATGATAATCCTTTCGACTGCAAAAAACGCTATAATATAAGTTTAAAAAACGAGATAAGTGTGATTATATGAAAAATTATTAAATAAAAAAAGTTGGGAGAATTATTATGCTCCCGGAACAGTGTACTTGTCATTTACACCATAGAATATTCCGTCACCTTTACGTTTTTCGGTAACGTTCAGCAAGGCATTGTTGAATATGATGTTTAACAATTTGTATCCGTCCTTGTCTATGAAATCTGTTAGAGAATTGTTGTTTTCTCTAGCTTTGAGTGCTTCACGCTCAACGTCAAAGCATGCTGCATAGAGAATCTGTGCTGAACTTTCCTCTGCAGACTCAGGAGGATATTTTTCTGTTAAATCATTGGATTTCAGATAATCCGCATAAACTTTCCATTGCTTTTTGATTTCATTTCCTTTGGCTGTAAGCTTGCCGTTTTTAAGGATGTCTGTGTAGTTATCACCGTCATAGGCGTTTTCCTTTTTAAGGGCTTTTATGAAATAGTTGAAGTCCCTTTCGAACTTGTTTGCAATGGAATGATTGTTGGTCTGCTTTGCCATTGCCTTCAGGTTGAATTTCTTTCCCTTGTTCAGGTTCTTGAGAAGGTTAATGGATGCTGATTGTGAAGTCTTGAGCTCTCCCCTGTTTGCGATTCTGAGGGTTATCCCTTTCATGACTTCCATGTCATCTGGAGTGAGCTTATTTCCAACCTCATATGAATCGTCCAAATCGATGTCACATCTGATCTGATTCCTGTTTATAAGCTCAAGGACTGTAAGTGACAGCGCATTGACATCTATCCCATTGTCTTTGGAAAAGAGTATTGATACCATAGGATAAGAATCGTCGCTTGGAATTTCTTTAATGCTTTCATCGTATTTGGTGTTTCCTAAACCTAACATAATATCACCATCACTATTTAGTCTTTAATGGATGGCATATAAAGTTTTTCGAATGCAAGCGCCCACTTGCATTCAGTCAAAATAGCCGTCGTCGGCGTATCCGAACTCCTCGGTATCGTCGTAGTTCAAATCGTCATCGTAATCATTGCCCCAATCTGGGCTGTCTGACAAATCTGATCCGCACTCTTTGCAAACGGCATTTGATGAGTCATTAAGACATCCGCATACGCTGCATGTAATCATGGCATCACCCGTATTCCTCTCCAAGCCATCCCTGATTCACGTCAGGCCAGCCGCATTCGTCACACACGTCACCGTCAAACAATGCCCCGCAGTTTGGGCATTCGCAGTATTCCTCTCTCATTTTTGTATCTCCATTGTTTTGGCAGTACCAGCATTCCCATTCACTGCCCTGCCAGTCTATGATGCTTTCGCAATTTTCACATACGAAATATCCGTCACCTATATCGTCCCTTCCGCAGTATGGACACTCGAATTGGGCTTCTGATTCTTCGAACTTGTAGCCGCATAAATTGCATTCAATCATTGACTCACCACTCTTCAGTGTCAAAGTCCAGAAAATCCTGGCTGTCTGTCAGGTCAAATCCGCATTTCTCACATACTGTGTTTGAATTGTCGTTCAAGTGTCCGCATTCGTTGCATACAATCAAATTCTACACCCTCATAAACTCAATTTTTCTTATATGATTTACAGATATTTTTGTACTGACAGTATTTACAGTCATCACAGGAGCATGATGTGAATTTTCCTTCATGAATATCTGTTGCAACACGTTCAAGTTCAAGCTTTAACTCTTCAATGTATGCTTCAT comes from uncultured Methanobrevibacter sp. and encodes:
- a CDS encoding carboxypeptidase-like regulatory domain-containing protein, which translates into the protein MSNKNIIIILIVIIIILAAALGILFMQPSNAKEATKIKVTSNKTLTEGDDISVQLTDSNKTPLSKQNVKVTVKNGKGKVVLNKTVKTNSKGKAKIDSNLKKGKYKVKVSYKGNKNYTGNNTTQNLTIKEKVKKTTSESSSSNSQGWTETHPGGDTGSSIVVYHDGNGHKYVTRYSADGSAYEDGVAYDEGAMITS
- a CDS encoding DUF2207 family protein encodes the protein MLGLGNTKYDESIKEIPSDDSYPMVSILFSKDNGIDVNALSLTVLELINRNQIRCDIDLDDSYEVGNKLTPDDMEVMKGITLRIANRGELKTSQSASINLLKNLNKGKKFNLKAMAKQTNNHSIANKFERDFNYFIKALKKENAYDGDNYTDILKNGKLTAKGNEIKKQWKVYADYLKSNDLTEKYPPESAEESSAQILYAACFDVEREALKARENNNSLTDFIDKDGYKLLNIIFNNALLNVTEKRKGDGIFYGVNDKYTVPGA